Genomic DNA from Labilibaculum sp. DW002:
TAACAGTTCCTCTTTTACGAACAAGGCCAAGAGTAAAAACGTGTAATGCCTGAAGTTTTTCAGTAGGCATTGCGGTTTCATTTCTTAATGCTTCGGTAATCGCATCATCAACTTTCATCATTTTAGCAATACCTGTATGTCCAGGAACACAATAAGTACATTCGTGTTCTACATTTATAGTTTGCCATACAACGGTTAATTCCTCTTTATTAAATGAAGAATTTTCGAACAATTTATGAAGTATCTGATATGCCTCAAGAGTACTTGGAGACTCGGCTAGTATTGCATGTAAGTTGGGTAGCATTCCAAATGCTTTTAGCGAATTTTCCAATAAAGGCTTACTGTTTTCTGGTGCTGATTCTACTGTGTGAATTTTAAATGTAGTCATGATTTTTTCTTTAATTTATTATAATTTTTTGATTGTTATCTTAATCTATGCAGTCGCTTAGATTAAGAATAAAAAAAATGTTTTAAATTTTCAAATGCGTTTTCGATGCAATCGCCTAAGGCTTGTTGTTCAAAATAACTAGTAGCCATAAAAAATCCTTGCATCGAAATCAATAAGTGTTTTCTTAATTAATAATTGATGCGACAAATCTAAACGTACGCTTAGTAATTTGCAAGTTTTAATTTCTAAAAAATGTTAAAACATTGTTTTTACCTCTTAAACGGAGAAAGTACGTTGAGAATTTATACTATAAAATTGCCTTGTATGTAGCTTTTGAAGCTTTTCGAATGCAATTGTTTTCAGGAATATTCTCCATAGTGTTACATTTTGTTGAAAGCTAAAGGAGTACGAGACATTGTAATAAATTAAAGAGGAACACAATTTTTTGTATTCCTCTCTTCACTGATGTAATTATTGTGGTGTAGTAGTTTTCTTAATTTAAGTAGTATTTAAATGTTTATCCATCTTCTTTTTCATGGTCATTAAAGGTGTAATATCTTCTAAAATAATGATGATATAATTTTCCTTTTTATAGGTAAACAATCGTGTTGAAAACTGTAAATCTTTATCTTCTTTTTTTCCGTCGTAATCGAAAAAAGGTTTGGTAATGTGTTCTCTGAAAATAGCTTCATTATTAACGTAAGAATGAAGAGCTGCTAATCTTAATTCACATGTGCGGCACATACTAGTAGTACCACATAGCTTCTGTTCTTCTATTTGATAAGCACATCCAATTACATCTCCACACTTTCGATACATTAAATTTTCATCTCTTTTATTAGAGAATATGCTTAGCATAGGATTGTTGTACGCTCTTAATTTTAGATCTTTATCTAAAAGCATAATGCATGAGCTAATATTATTGAGAATTAAATTTAGAAATTCACTGTCTTCACTCAAGACACTAAAGCGCTCATTGGTATGTGTTAAGTCAGTTTGCATTTTTTGTCAGCGAAATTATTTGATTCAAATAGGATTTGAATTGTTTTATCTAATTTATGTAATTTTATGATAATTTCAAAATATTATGGAAAGATAAAATCTATTGTGATTTATTTCACATAAAATCTGATTAATGGTATTTATGTAAGAGAATAGAGTGGATTTTTTTGTTCACTCATTGGCTTAGTAGAGTTGGAGTGAAATGCTTTTGAGACAAATGTTTTTGTATTGTCTCGAATTACAAGTGAATTAGAAATCGGAGTCTTTGCTTGTAAAGTTTTAACATGCTAAAGGAAGATTAATAGAATGTCATGGAAGGTGTTCCAGATGTAATTGCTGATTTAGTGTAATTCTTTTGATCTAAAATTGCAAGAAATAGAGTGATGATCCTCCGATTATAATCCAAGTGATAATTCCCAATAAAAAAGTATTACCACCCGTTTCCTTGATTTCAGAAACAGAAATACTTGAACCGATAAATAGTAAAGCAATGACCATTCCTTTTTTGCCTAACCACTTTAAATGTGCAAAACCTTCTTGCCATTGAGGGAACAGATGAGCAACTATAATTGCCAATACAAAGACTCCAATAAACCAAGGTATTTTTATTTTACCTGAGTCAGAGTTTTTATTGAAAATTGCGAATACAATTGAAACAGGAATGATCCAAAGTGCACGAGTTAATTTAACGGTAGTGGCAATTTCTAAAGCTTGCTCTCCATAGGCTGCTGATGCACCTACTACTGAGCTGGTATCGTGAATTGCGATTGCAGACCAAAAACCAAATGTTTCCTGACTCATTTCAAAATAATGACCAATAATAGGAAATAGCATTAGTGCGAGCGAATTAAGAACAAAAACAACTGCCATTGCGAACAAAACCTGTTTGTTTTTTGCATTAATTACTGGCGCAACTGCAGCTATTGCACTGCCACCGCATATGGCCGTTCCTGCAGCAATTAATATGGTGGTTGCTTTCTCAACCCTTAAAAGTTTACCCAATAGTAATCCAATACTAATGGTTGCAATTACCGAAACTGCAGTAAAACCAAAACCTGATTTTGATGCTTCCATTACCATGCTTAGATTCATGCCAAAACCCATTAGTACAATGGAAGCTTGCAATACTGAAGATGTGTGTTTGGTAAACCGATTGGTTTTAATTCCAAACATGGAAAAGAAGAGTCCCATAATTAAAGCAATCGCCGGTGAAAATCCTGGCACAAAGCAGAGAATAATCCCAATGAAGAATAGATAACTTGATTTTTTAGAGAATAGCTGCATTCGTTTTTGTTCTTTGTTTTGTAAAACAAAAATACAGCTAATTAATAGCTTGTGGAAATTGTAAAATGTTATTAATTATAGCTAAAAGTTATAGTGATTCAGAAAATCAATAAATAATCCAGGAATTTTTAATTCAGGTCCTTTACGCAATGCCATTCTTAATTTTCGATGAATATTCAATTCACTAACGTTTAGTTTACAAAGACTTTTTAGCTTTATTTCTTTCTCAATCGACTTTTCTGAGATCAAGGCAATACCATCAAAATTACAAAGGAAATTTTTAATGGCTTCGGTACTTCCCAAGTGAATTAGAATGTTTAATTTTTCCAGATCTATGTTTTGTTTGGCAAGGGCTTTCTGAATTACCTGAAGGCTTCCAGAGCCTTTTTCGCGAAGCACCAAAGGTATTTCCTGGATATCGCTTAATTTAATGTTTTTGCGTTTGGCATACACACTTTGTGTTCCTGTAACTACAACAATTTCATCATCCAAAAAATCCATGTATTTGATGTTCGAATTAGATTTTTCATTTTCCACCAAAGCCAAATCAATTTCATTATCGAGTAGTTTTTGCTCCATCTCAAAAGAATTACCGTTGAATAAATCCAATTTTATTTTTGGATAACGCCTATGAAAAGATGCAATAACCGATGGAATAAGGTATTGAGAAATGGTTGAGCTGGCACCAATCCGTAAAGAACCATTAAATGCCTCGCTTAATCTGCCCAGTTCGTAATCCAAATCACGGTATTGCTGTTTGATTTGTTTAAGGCTACGATACACCAATTTACCCGATTTAGTTAGGTAAACCTTGTTTCCTTTTCGTTCGAAAAGAGCAGTTTCTAATTTGCTTTCTAACTCCTTAATGTGTTTGGTAACTGCAGGTTGGCTTATGAATAGTTCTTCGGCTGCTTTTGAGAAATTAAGGTTTTCTGCTACTGCAATAAATACTTCATCACGATAATCCATATTTTATCCAATTAGTGTTGTTTTCAACCATTTCCAGGGAAATAGCATTGATACATTCTGCTGGTAAATTCGATATTCCTCTCCGTATTCGAGGACTAGTTTTTTTTCCTCCAGATAGCAACCAACAATCAGATAAATGCTAAATATTGCATTTACAATTAATGCACTTATATCTATATTTCTTGACCAAATAAATAAAAAAGTTGCCGTATACCAAGGATGACGAATGATGCTGAGTATTCCTGCAGTGCTTAAATTTCCATCATCAGACATTGTTTTATGATGTTCTGATTGCTGAATCTGGCGAAAGCCTAAAAAGGATAATAAATCGTATGATTTCGAACCTGCAAAAAACAGAAAAAAGCAGGTTAGTAAGATTAGTATACGGCCAATTTGAAAATATCCCGACCAGTCAAAAATCATTTCACTTTTTAATGAATAGGAAAACAAAATAAGTGGTAGAAATGTAATCAGAGAGAACAAATTGTAAAGTATCCGATAAGTTCGAAAGTGTTTACCCAATTTTGGTTCAATATATGCGAGAAAACGGTTGGAAATTAAACTGCTGTGAAAAATGCACCAGAGTACTAATAATAATGAGAGGAGAAGATGTTGTGTTGAAATCATCAGGTAAAAGTAAGAAATAGATTCTGTTTGAAAGAGAACTATTTCTTACTTTCTAAATGATATACATCGGAAAAAGGTCTTTTTATCAATTATCTCTAATTAAGGGAAATGTTGTAAGCTCCTTTAGTCAGAATCTTAGCTAGGTTTTGAGAACCTACAATTTCTGTAAATCCTTTAGATTCACTTCCAGTTTTTATTTTTTCTTTGCGCAGATAATAGTTTTGTCCGTCACTTTTATCAATTACAAAAACATATCGGTCGGGGCCTGATTTAAGAATTGCCTGACTCGGAAGTGCCTTTGCATCTTTTTCATTTGTAATAATTTCAGCTTCGATAAATGATCCATTGTATAATTTCCCTTTTGCCTCTTCTTCAATTTTAGCCAAACAGAGAATGGTTTTAGTTTTCGGATCGATTCCTTTTCCAATTGCACTTATATGTGCGGTATGTATTTTATCAGAATTACTTAGGGTTTTAAAATGTACAATCTGTCCTATTTTTAGCCGTTGAATATCCTTTTCGAATACCGAAATTTGAACTTGGAGCAGATTGGTATTCACAATTTCAAGTAAGGATTTTTGTTGTTCGGCGAATTCACCAAGAATCATATTGTAATTGGTAATAAAGCCATCTATTGGAGCTGTTAATGAAAGAGAAGAGTAAAAGTCGCCTTCTTTTATTTTATTTGTGTCGAGATGTAAAATCTTTAATTTCAACTCTAAACTTTCATATTTTGCTTTTGCTGATTTGTAGGTGCTTTCAGAGGAGTTAAGGTTTTTCTTGGCGCCAATTTTTTCGTTGTACAGCGCTTTGTTTCTTTCGTAAGCCGCCTTAATACTTGGAATGTGGGCTGAGATTTCCGCGAAATCTTGCTGAAGGGAAATCAATTCATTGGATTCAATTTGACACAACACTTGACCTTTTTTCACATAATCGCCAGTTGTGAAATGAATACTCTTTACAATACCTGAAATAGGTGTGCTTATATTGGCAATTCCATTTGGAGGTGCTGAAATGGATCCGTTGCAGGAGATTAAGTCCTCAAAGCAATGCGTAGTCGCCCTGCCAATTTCCATTTTTTCGGTTATGAATTGTTGCTTGGAAATCTGAATTAATTGTTCGCTCTCGTTAATGATGGGATTAATGGGAGGTGTTTTTGGCTTGCATGCAAAAAAACACATTGTTAATAGTATATTGGCGAGTAGGATATAGCTTTTCATGATATTAGGTTTTATTTATTAAGATAGTTGGCTTCAAGAGCAAGATTATTGTACCGAGCAAGATTATCGAGATAATTTAGGGTCAGATTTAATGCATTTTCAATGCTTACAACATACTGGAAAAAGTCCAGTTCACCCATTTGATATGATTTTTGAGCTATTCTTATGATTTCTTCACTCAATTTCCGACCTGAATCTTCATAGTTTTGGATGGATTCTTCAAATTTCATCAACTCTATTTGCAATTCTTCCTGTTTTGCTTCGCGATTAATTAGAAAATTACTTCGCATGTTTTGATTAATGTCTAAGGCAATTTTGTTGGCTTTTATTCGTGCTTTTTGTTCTCCGAAAAATAGTGGCACTGCTAATCCAATTTGAAAACCTTGGTAGGTTTGAGCCTTAGCATACTTATTGCTTCCTCTGTAATAGCCAAGTGAAATATCTGGAAGTAGCTTGTTTTTCTCTAATCCAAGCAAGGCATATTGTTGTTCGCGTTGTAGTTTCATAATTTGTAAATCGGAACTAGATTCAACGAGATTGTTCTCGATAGGAATTCTATTCAATTCCTGCAGTGGAATTGTAAATGCACTATCCTGTTGCAAAATAGCTTTCATTTTTTCATTGGCGATATCCAGATTGTGCTTCAGTTGTTGGATAACAGTAGCTATTTGTTGTTGTTTGGCCTTGGCATTTAATAAATCTATCTGACTGATGTCTCCTTTTTCAAATCTGATCTCAGCACTTTTTCTAAAATTAGTATATAAAGAGTCTATTTTGAAAAATACTTTTAGTTTGTGTTGCAGATAGAGGATTTGATTATATGCTTGAGATACACTTTTGGAAACCATCTGTTTTTGTCGGTAATAATTGGTTTCCGTAATTGATACATTTCTTTTATTCACCTTCAATTGTGCGCTGTAAACACTTGGGAAACTAAATGTTTGTTCTACACCAAAAATTTTGAGAGGATGACCATTTTCCGCAATGTTGTTTTGATCGTATTCGTAATAGAAATATGTTTTGTCTATAGAAAAAGCACTTGCTTTTAAGGCTTCACTTTGTTTTATGGCAAGTTTGAAAGCTTGAAGTTGCTTATTGTTATCCATTGCAATTTCAATTGCATTTTCAAGGCTCAATTCCTTCGTTTGTGCAGTTGCCGTAAGCGATAAAAAGGCAATGAGGATGCCGGTAATTGCAGATTTAGATCGGATGAATCGAAGTGGTCTCCATTGAATGCCGATGACATTATAAAAGATTTCAAATAGTAAAGGCAAGGCAATCATAGTTAGCATGGTAGATGTAATAAGACCTCCGATAACGACAGTTGCCAAAGGGCGTTGTACTTCAGCTCCAGCACCTGTCGAAATAGCCATTGGCAAGAATCCCATTGCCGCCGCCGCAGCTGTTAGCATTACCGGACGAAGTCGATCTTTTGTGCCAGTGAGTATCAATTCTCGCATACTGGTCATTCCTTTTTCTTGCAAATCTTTAAGATGTTCAATCAACACAATTCCATTTAAAACTGCAATGCCAAAAAGAGCTATAAAGCCTATTCCTGCAGATACACTAAAAGGCATACCTCTTATCCATAAAAAAAGAACACCACCAACGGTAGATAAGGGAACCGCGGTAAAGATTAGAGCTGCATCTTTAAACGACCCAAAAGCAAAGTGCAGGAAGATAAAGATCAGAAGTAAGGCAAGTGGAACAGCAAACAGTAAGCGCTTAGACGCATTCTGAAGATTTTCAAACTGACCGCCATAAACAATGTAATTTCCCGGTTCCAGTTTAATTGTACCCTCAATTCTACTTTGTATGTCTTCAACGACTGACTGTAAGTCACGATTTCTAACATTCACACTAACCGACATCATACGATGTGTGTTCTCACGGGATATTTTTGCAGGACCTTCCGAGAAAGAGATGTCGGCCAGTTCGTTCATAGGAATTTGATTTCCATTTGGGAGAGGAATCATTAATTGTTGAACATTTTCGATGTCCACCCGATTTTCTTTTTGAAGTCGAACGACTAGTTCGAAACGTTTTTCACCTTCGAAAACACTGCCACTAGATTCTCCTCCAAAAGCCATTGCCAAATAGGAGTTTAGCGTTTTCATATCCAAACCATAATGAGCTATTTTATTGCGTTTGTAGATTACGCTCATTTGCGGCAATCCTTCTGTTTTTTCTAAAATAATATCAGCCGCACCAGGCACATCTTCAATTAATTTCTTGATCTCACTGGCTTTTTCATTTAAATATGCCAAATCTTCACCAAACAGCTTGATGGCAATATCTTCACGAACTCCTGTCAATAGTTCATTAAATCGCATTTCGATAGGCTGAGTGAACTCATATTCAATGCCGGGAATAATCGATAGAGCTTCTTTAAATAGATCTGCCAGTTCTTCCTTATTTTTTGCGGACGTCCATTCATGTCGAGGATTTAGTTTTATAATCATATCAATTTCTTCCATCGACATTGGATCTGTTGGAACTTCGGCTGCTCCAATACGACAAACAATTTGATCTACCTCGGGAAAACTATCGATTAGGATGTTTTCCATTTGGGTGCAGATTTCAACGGTTTTTGACAGAGAAGTGCCTGTTTTTAGAACCGGTTGAATCACAAAATCACCTTCATCAAGTGTAGGAACAAATTCACCTCCCATTTTCGAGAACAAAACACCCGTAAAAATAAGTGCTGCCAGTGAGGCTCCTAAAACGAATCTCTTGTGACCGCAAGACCATTTCATAACGGGAATATACGATTGATAGGTTAAATTCATGATTTTATCCGCAATATTCCATTTGCCTTTTTTTTCAGGTTTTAAGAAGAGGGAAGAGGCAACAGGAAGCCAAGTAAAGCCTAATATCATAGCACCAATTATCGCAAAACTAAACGAAAGAGCCATTGGTCTAAACATTTTACCTTCCACTCCTTGTAGAGATAGAATTGGAATAAAAACGATGAGAATAATTATTTGCCCAAAAATGGCAGAATTCATCATTTTGGATGCTCCGGTAAAGGTGATTTTATCAATAAGGGTTTTCTTTTCTTCTTTGTTTGCTTGATTGAATTCATCAGTTTTCACATTGATCCGAATGGCAATGTATTCGACAATGATAACGGCTCCATCAATTATAATTCCAAAGTCGAGAGCTCCCAAGCTCATTAAATTAGCATCAATACCAAAAATGTACATCAAGGAAAGCGTGAAGAGAAGTGCCAAAGGAATCATTGAAGCAATAACCAATGCCGATCGTATATTTCCAAGTAATACAAAGACGATTAGCATTACAATCAAGCAACCCAAAACCAAATTTTCGACAACAGTAGTCGTGGTTTTGCCTATTAATTCACTTCGCTCTAATATTGGATTAATAAAAACACCTTCGGGCAGATTTTTCTGGATTTCAGCAACTCTATCCTTTACTTCATTAATCACCAATTTGGAGTTGGCATTTTTCAGCATCATGACTTGACCCAGAACTTTTTCTCCCTGACCGTTTGCCGTGATAGCTCCAAAACGATTGGCATATCCAAAATGAACCGTGGCAATATCTCTAACCAAAATGGGAATACCGCTGTTATTCTTAACCACAATATTTTCAATATCCTGAATGGACTTTACTTGCCCGTCGCCACGGATAAAGTAGGATTGATTGGTTTTTTCGATGTAGGCACCACCAGAAATGCTGTTGTTGTTTTGTAAAGCTTCAAAAACTTCCATCAAGTTAAGATCCATGGATCTTAATCGAGTTGGATCAATTGCGACCTCGTATTGCTTTAAAAATCCGCCCCAGCTGTTTACTTCAACTACTCCTGAAATTCCGGATAATTGTCTTCTAACAATCCAATCCTGAACAGTTCGTAAATCCATTGCAGAATATCGATTTTCAAATCCGGGTTTAACATCCAGTATGTATTGGTAAATTTCGCCTAATCCAGTGGTTATTGGTCCCATTTCTGGAGAACCAAACCCTTCAGGAATATTCGCTGATGCTGCCTTAATTTTTTCTGCAATTAGTTGGCGGGGAAGATAAGTGCCAATTTCATCATTAAATACAATGGTAACAACGGATAAGCCAAATTTCGAAATTGATCTAATTTCTTCAACTCCAGGAAGGTTTGCCATTTCCAACTCAACAGGAGCGGTAATGAATTGCTCTATTTCCTGTGTGGATAGATTTCCCGAAGTAGTAATTACCTGAACCTGATTGTTGGTAATGTCGGGAACAGCGCCAATTGGGATTTTTAAAATTGAGTAACATCCAAATAGAACAATAGAGAGCGTAAATAGAATTACAATAAGTTTATTTCGGATACTGAAATTGATGATCTTTTCTAACATTGACATTGGGCTTGTGATTGTTAGTAATAAATAATGATATTTAAATTTAAGGATTATTATATAAAATTTTGAGTTTAATTGAAATCAATTAAGAATATTCTCAATTTTTCGTTGATGAACTCTTCTAAATGAACCAAGCGAAAGAATTATTAATAATATTGAATGTTATGAAAATATAACATAAGGGTGAAATGATTTGTTTTTTGTTAAGTAAATCGATAAATTATGATTTGGTAGAAAAATCTGGTGATTCAATTAGATTTTAGACTAATAAGAGTTAAGTTAGTGTGAGTGGTGTAATAATTAATGTGAAAAATATTAATTTTTATTAAACGTATATTGTTTTCAGCACAAACAGGTTATGTGTATGCGTGTTTTTTTTGAATGAAATTTCTTGTGTTTATAGTATGAAAAAGTAACAAAAAAGGCATTCTGCCGTAAATTGGTTGTAGAATTTATATCTGAAAGGATTAGAATTAAATCGCTATTTAATTAAATCAGACTCATGCTTTCACTAGAAAGCAATTTAATATTCACTTATGAAGAAAATTTTAGTTGTTGACGACAAACCTTCCATGAGCCAATTAATGGTTCGATTTCTACAAAATTCATTTGATGTAACCACAAAAGAAGATGGTTTGCAAGCTATCAGTTGGTTACAATCTGGTAATATTCCTGATATTATTCTAACAGATCTTCAGATGCCCGTTATGGATGGGATAGAATTAATAAAACGAATAAAGGAAAGTGGTTATTTTAATGATATTCCAATCATTGTTTTAAGTAGTCAAGAGAGTAGTAATATTCGTGTTGAGTGTTTAAAGTTAGGTGCTGAGGATTACATTATGAAACCGTTTAATCCTGAAGAATTAATGATTAGAATCGAACGTTTGATTAAATAACAACATCATGGAAGTAGGGAGTAGACAATTGAATCTAATGTACATTGGGACTGACGATGCTGTCCTTAGCGATTTCAATCGACAGGATCTAAATATAAATTTAATACATCATGCAAATCCTTTAAAAGCATCCGATTGGATCGAGAAAAATGGATTGGTTGATGGTGTAATTAGTGAAATGGAATTGCCTGGTAGAAATGGATTGGATTATCATGATGTGTTTGTAGATAAATTCGACTCAAATCAGAAAATACCTTATATTCTTTTGGTGAAAGAGAAGAAGCCTGAAATTCTACAAAAAGCAATGCAGCAAAAAATTAGTGATGTATATGCTAAACCAATTGATGCTGAAAAATTGGCACATAGGGTGAATTTTTTGAAAGTTTTGCAAGTACATATGTCTTTCAATAAACAGGATAATGATAAAACTGTTAAAGTATATAAGACTCCCTTCTTTAAAAGATGTTTCGATATTTTCTTTGCCGGATTTGGCTTGTTATGTATTTCTCCCTTGTTACTTCTTTTCATTATTGCGATTCGACTAGAATCAAAAGGGAAGGTGTATTATATTTCGAAAAGGGTTGGGACTGGATATCGAATTTTCAATTTCTTAAAACTAAGATCGATGTATCCTGATGCTGATAAGAGATTAAAAGAACTAGAACATTTAAATCAGTATAGTAATGCTGAGGGTGAAGAAGAACAGTCTGACGAGATAATTAAAGAAAGCACTGAAAATCCAGGAGGAACCATTTTATTTGGTGATGAAGAGGAAGTTGAGGAAAGTGCTCACATACAAAGACAAAAACAAAAACAGGATAAAGCATTTGTGAAATTCGAAAATGATCCTCGTATTACAAAAGTAGGACAGATCATTAGAAAGTTGAGTATTGATGAGTTGCCTCAGTTAATTAATGTAATTAAAGGAGATATGTCTATTGTTGGTAATCGCCCTTTACCTTTGTATGAAGCAGAAATGCTAACAACAGATGAGTGGACAGATCGATTTAATGGCCCCGCAGGAATTACTGGTTTATGGCAAGTTGAAGCTAGAGGTAAATCTTCTAAAATGTCTCCAGAAGAGCGAAAAGGCCTTGATAATAAGTACGTCGAAATTGCTAACAGTAAATATTCATTTTGGAAAGATTTATGGATCATTTTACGTACGATTCCTGCAGTATTTCAAAAAGAAAATGTTTAAAAATTTATCTATGATTAGAAGAATTACACTTGTTTGTTTATTATTCTTAACATCTATCTTATCAACACTTTCACAGGAAGTTGAACAGGTTGTGAGTAAAGTTGTAGAGGGGAGTCATGTTAGTGATATGCTGATACCTCTAAGTGATATGCAACTCTTGGCTGTTCAAAACTCTCCTCTTTTAAAATTTTACAACGCGGATATCATTATCAGTGAATTAAAAATTAAGGCTGAGAAGAGAAATTGGATGACTACTTTAGGGTTTGAAGCAAGTGCTAAATATGGATTGTTTGATAACCTTTTAATTACGGAGGATTTAAATACAGAATCGACTACTTCATCTACCGAACAAACACGATATAGTGTAGGCTTAACTTTGAAAATTCCATTGAACACAGTTGCCGACCGTACCAATGTAAAACAAGCAAAGGCAGAACTAGAAAAATTTAGATATCAAAAGGAGAATAGTATAAAAGAACTCAGGCAATTGGTTATTGTTCAGTACAATAATGTATTGAAAAGTTATACTAGTGTTGAAGTGAGAAATAAATCTTTAGGAGTATTGAAAATGCACCTGAGTTCTGTCGAAAAAGATTTTGTAAATGGAAAAATCAACATAGCGGAATATTCTAGAGTCAATGATATTAAAATGAATGCAGAATTGGAATTTGAAAAAGTTAAAATTGAATTGTTAACCGCTATTCAAATTCTAAGTGAAATTGTAGGCAAGCCAGTTATCACCAAAAATTAGAACACTTTGAATATTATCTTCTTCATACGACTATTGCAAAAACACCTACTAGGACTAATTATTACTCCCATAGTAATGGTGTGCGTAGTATTCTTTTTAACGCAAGATCAACCCAAGTTATATGATTCTAGTACTAGGATTTATACTGGGATTGCTACCGGATCATCTATCGTATCGTTAGAGGAATCGAAGCTAGATTTGTTTGGGACAAGAATAGCTTTCGATAATTTAATTAACCTGGTTAGAACGAAGACTACAATTGAAGAGGTTTCTTTGCGCTTATTTACAAAGCATATGCTGTTGGATGGGCCAAAGTCAGATGTAATTCTTCCAGAACATTATAAGCTTTTAATGGAAACTGTACCAGAGAAAGTTAAGGCTTTAATCGTTCAAAATAATCCAGAGAAAACCTATCAAAATCTTTTAGAATACAAAAATACAGATCATACGAATTTCATTTATGAATTAATTCACTTAGGGCATAGACATTATAGTACTAAGGAGATTCTTAAAGAGATAAAGGTTGCTAGAGTGCAATCTAGTGACATGGTAAAAATTTCCTTTAATTCAGATGATCCTGGGGTTTGTGCAAATACCTTAGAATTAATTAATGAAGTATTTGTTAGAGTTTATTCAGATATAAAAGTAAACCAATCAGATGCTGTAGTTGGTTATTTTCAAAAGGAAATTGATAATGCAGAATCTAACTTGAACTATGCAGAGGAAGAGCTTGTAGAGTTTAATAAGAAATATAATATTATTAATTATTATGAGCAAACAAGACATATTGCTTCGGAAAAAGAACAGTTTGATTTAACGTATACCGAGATTCAGATGAAACACATGGCAGTGGTATCTGTTTTAAAGCTTCTTGAGAAAAAAATGACCAGAAATGAAAGACGAAGGGTGAATAGCAATGAAATGCTGGCTTTACGTGAGACTCTTTCAGATATCAAGCATCAAGTTTGGATGCTAACGAACTCTTCGCCAATTGAAGAGATTAAAACCGAAGCGAACTCGCTTAAATTGATTGAGTTAAAAAAGCAAGAAGCCGTTATTGAAGATAAATTGGGAGAATTAGTTGATGCCCAATATCGTTTTGATAATTCTAAAGAAGGAATTGCTGGTAATTCGATTTTAGAGCGATGGTTAGAGAAAATGATAGAGTTTGAATCTTCTAAAGCTCAATTAGAAGTTGGAAATGAGA
This window encodes:
- a CDS encoding CusA/CzcA family heavy metal efflux RND transporter, with translation MSMLEKIINFSIRNKLIVILFTLSIVLFGCYSILKIPIGAVPDITNNQVQVITTSGNLSTQEIEQFITAPVELEMANLPGVEEIRSISKFGLSVVTIVFNDEIGTYLPRQLIAEKIKAASANIPEGFGSPEMGPITTGLGEIYQYILDVKPGFENRYSAMDLRTVQDWIVRRQLSGISGVVEVNSWGGFLKQYEVAIDPTRLRSMDLNLMEVFEALQNNNSISGGAYIEKTNQSYFIRGDGQVKSIQDIENIVVKNNSGIPILVRDIATVHFGYANRFGAITANGQGEKVLGQVMMLKNANSKLVINEVKDRVAEIQKNLPEGVFINPILERSELIGKTTTTVVENLVLGCLIVMLIVFVLLGNIRSALVIASMIPLALLFTLSLMYIFGIDANLMSLGALDFGIIIDGAVIIVEYIAIRINVKTDEFNQANKEEKKTLIDKITFTGASKMMNSAIFGQIIILIVFIPILSLQGVEGKMFRPMALSFSFAIIGAMILGFTWLPVASSLFLKPEKKGKWNIADKIMNLTYQSYIPVMKWSCGHKRFVLGASLAALIFTGVLFSKMGGEFVPTLDEGDFVIQPVLKTGTSLSKTVEICTQMENILIDSFPEVDQIVCRIGAAEVPTDPMSMEEIDMIIKLNPRHEWTSAKNKEELADLFKEALSIIPGIEYEFTQPIEMRFNELLTGVREDIAIKLFGEDLAYLNEKASEIKKLIEDVPGAADIILEKTEGLPQMSVIYKRNKIAHYGLDMKTLNSYLAMAFGGESSGSVFEGEKRFELVVRLQKENRVDIENVQQLMIPLPNGNQIPMNELADISFSEGPAKISRENTHRMMSVSVNVRNRDLQSVVEDIQSRIEGTIKLEPGNYIVYGGQFENLQNASKRLLFAVPLALLLIFIFLHFAFGSFKDAALIFTAVPLSTVGGVLFLWIRGMPFSVSAGIGFIALFGIAVLNGIVLIEHLKDLQEKGMTSMRELILTGTKDRLRPVMLTAAAAAMGFLPMAISTGAGAEVQRPLATVVIGGLITSTMLTMIALPLLFEIFYNVIGIQWRPLRFIRSKSAITGILIAFLSLTATAQTKELSLENAIEIAMDNNKQLQAFKLAIKQSEALKASAFSIDKTYFYYEYDQNNIAENGHPLKIFGVEQTFSFPSVYSAQLKVNKRNVSITETNYYRQKQMVSKSVSQAYNQILYLQHKLKVFFKIDSLYTNFRKSAEIRFEKGDISQIDLLNAKAKQQQIATVIQQLKHNLDIANEKMKAILQQDSAFTIPLQELNRIPIENNLVESSSDLQIMKLQREQQYALLGLEKNKLLPDISLGYYRGSNKYAKAQTYQGFQIGLAVPLFFGEQKARIKANKIALDINQNMRSNFLINREAKQEELQIELMKFEESIQNYEDSGRKLSEEIIRIAQKSYQMGELDFFQYVVSIENALNLTLNYLDNLARYNNLALEANYLNK
- a CDS encoding response regulator, with the translated sequence MKKILVVDDKPSMSQLMVRFLQNSFDVTTKEDGLQAISWLQSGNIPDIILTDLQMPVMDGIELIKRIKESGYFNDIPIIVLSSQESSNIRVECLKLGAEDYIMKPFNPEELMIRIERLIK
- a CDS encoding sugar transferase, encoding MEVGSRQLNLMYIGTDDAVLSDFNRQDLNINLIHHANPLKASDWIEKNGLVDGVISEMELPGRNGLDYHDVFVDKFDSNQKIPYILLVKEKKPEILQKAMQQKISDVYAKPIDAEKLAHRVNFLKVLQVHMSFNKQDNDKTVKVYKTPFFKRCFDIFFAGFGLLCISPLLLLFIIAIRLESKGKVYYISKRVGTGYRIFNFLKLRSMYPDADKRLKELEHLNQYSNAEGEEEQSDEIIKESTENPGGTILFGDEEEVEESAHIQRQKQKQDKAFVKFENDPRITKVGQIIRKLSIDELPQLINVIKGDMSIVGNRPLPLYEAEMLTTDEWTDRFNGPAGITGLWQVEARGKSSKMSPEERKGLDNKYVEIANSKYSFWKDLWIILRTIPAVFQKENV